A genomic stretch from Caulobacter sp. FWC2 includes:
- the folE gene encoding GTP cyclohydrolase I FolE, whose product MDALSRERTLIGAPFSENGDTGLDLEPGQRPTRDEAMAAVRTLLAWAGDNPDREGLLDTPQRVVDAYGEWFAGYQGDPAKELSRTFEDVQGYDDMVMLRGIDVQSHCEHHMAPFLGKAWVAYMPTGKVVGLSKLARLVEIFAKRLQTQETMTMQVADAIEDHLSAAGVAVLIDAEHQCMSTRGVHHHDVSTITTQFRGVFKTDKVLQQRFMDLVTRK is encoded by the coding sequence ATGGACGCCTTGTCCCGCGAGCGAACCCTGATCGGCGCCCCCTTCTCTGAAAATGGGGACACCGGTCTTGATCTTGAACCCGGTCAACGCCCCACCCGAGACGAGGCCATGGCCGCCGTCCGGACCCTGCTGGCCTGGGCCGGCGACAATCCGGACCGTGAAGGCCTGCTCGACACGCCCCAGCGTGTGGTCGACGCTTATGGCGAATGGTTCGCCGGCTATCAGGGCGATCCGGCCAAGGAGCTGTCGCGCACCTTCGAGGACGTCCAGGGCTATGACGACATGGTCATGCTGCGGGGCATCGACGTGCAGAGCCACTGCGAGCACCACATGGCGCCGTTCCTGGGCAAGGCCTGGGTGGCGTACATGCCGACCGGCAAGGTCGTCGGCCTCTCCAAGCTGGCGCGCCTGGTCGAGATCTTCGCCAAGCGTCTGCAGACCCAAGAAACCATGACCATGCAGGTCGCCGACGCCATCGAGGACCATCTCTCGGCCGCCGGCGTCGCCGTGCTGATCGACGCCGAGCACCAGTGCATGTCGACGCGCGGCGTCCACCACCACGACGTCTCGACCATCACCACCCAGTTCCGCGGCGTGTTCAAGACCGACAAGGTCCTGCAGCAGCGGTTCATGGATTTGGTGACGCGGAAGTAA
- a CDS encoding DUF817 domain-containing protein: protein MNLKDRIKAGVAALDERARPWARQSRWNGYAYEFLLFGLKQAWACLFGGLMLALLVGTHLFWPAGAPLARYDFLVIAAVAIQAMLLALKLERWEEAMVIFMFHAVGTLMELFKTAHGSWIYPEPSLLRIGGVPLFTGFMYACVGSYIARIWRLFDITFVRYPPFWSTHILAVLIYANFFSHHYIVDFRMGLFALSAILFGRTWFVFTPDQTARRMPMLMGAVLVSLFIWFAENLGTFAGAWIYPSQAKGWHLVPIEKIGAWYLLMLISFVLVTLVHRPVDACVARLREGIWRAA, encoded by the coding sequence ATGAACCTCAAAGACCGCATCAAGGCCGGCGTGGCGGCGCTGGACGAGAGGGCCAGGCCGTGGGCGCGCCAGTCGCGCTGGAACGGCTATGCCTACGAGTTCCTGCTGTTCGGGCTGAAGCAGGCCTGGGCCTGCCTGTTCGGCGGCCTGATGCTGGCCCTGCTGGTCGGCACCCACCTGTTCTGGCCGGCCGGCGCGCCGCTGGCGCGTTACGACTTCCTGGTCATCGCCGCCGTCGCCATCCAGGCGATGCTGCTGGCCCTGAAGCTGGAGCGCTGGGAAGAGGCGATGGTCATCTTCATGTTCCATGCCGTCGGCACGCTCATGGAGCTGTTCAAGACCGCCCACGGCTCGTGGATCTATCCCGAGCCCAGCCTTTTGCGGATCGGCGGCGTGCCGCTGTTCACGGGGTTCATGTACGCCTGCGTCGGCAGCTACATCGCCCGGATCTGGCGGCTGTTCGACATCACCTTCGTGCGCTATCCGCCGTTCTGGAGCACCCACATCCTGGCGGTGCTGATCTACGCCAACTTTTTCAGTCACCACTACATCGTCGATTTCCGGATGGGCCTGTTCGCCCTCTCGGCGATCCTGTTCGGGCGGACGTGGTTCGTGTTCACGCCCGATCAGACCGCGCGCCGCATGCCGATGCTGATGGGCGCGGTGCTGGTCTCGCTGTTCATCTGGTTCGCCGAGAACCTCGGCACCTTCGCCGGAGCCTGGATCTATCCCAGCCAGGCCAAGGGCTGGCATCTGGTGCCGATCGAGAAGATAGGCGCCTGGTATCTTCTGATGCTGATCAGCTTCGTGCTGGTGACGCTGGTCCACCGGCCGGTCGACGCCTGCGTGGCGCGGCTGCGCGAGGGAATCTGGCGGGCGGCTTAG
- the hisI gene encoding phosphoribosyl-AMP cyclohydrolase, producing MSTDLFPQAYSKHDLERGSALAPRFNADGLVVAVAQHADSGEILMLAWMNAEALKLTVETNIAHYFSRSRNELWKKGETSGQLQDVVELRVDCDQDAVLLKVRPRGDGGACHVGFRSCFYRVLEDGALVEKP from the coding sequence ATGAGCACCGACCTGTTCCCCCAAGCCTACAGTAAGCACGACCTGGAGCGCGGCTCGGCCCTCGCCCCGCGCTTCAACGCCGACGGCCTGGTCGTCGCCGTGGCCCAGCATGCCGACTCCGGCGAGATCCTGATGCTGGCCTGGATGAACGCCGAAGCCCTCAAGCTGACGGTCGAGACCAACATCGCTCACTACTTCAGCCGCTCGCGCAACGAACTCTGGAAAAAGGGCGAGACCAGCGGCCAGCTGCAGGACGTGGTCGAGTTGCGGGTCGACTGCGACCAGGACGCGGTGCTGCTGAAGGTGCGTCCGCGTGGCGACGGCGGCGCCTGCCACGTCGGCTTCCGCTCGTGCTTCTATCGCGTGCTGGAAGACGGCGCGCTGGTCGAGAAGCCCTGA
- a CDS encoding acyltransferase encodes MTASRIPGLDALRGLAALLVLAFHARGLSFPRAIGPYEVLGHGYLAVDLFFVISGFVLARAYDAGLAAGEGAGFMLKRLKRLYPMALLGLLLGAGIWLAQGADPGTTLLLMVLGLTFIPFNGGRDVFPLNGPQWSLMWELAANLVYAVVAPWLTTRWLAALVVVGGVAHVALTLTYGTGSLGPYGFNWWAGAPRVIYGFFAGVLLARLMGEGRLKIPAAPILAILAAVVLALSPPVPAAGRAVFDLVAALVVFPLLVASAARAEVGRALRPPLNGLAGMSYALYALHIPIVMGLAHWKLNGLAIPLALGASWAAHRWFEPWAARLLRRKPQGFSTSAPSSSTR; translated from the coding sequence ATGACCGCAAGCCGCATCCCCGGCCTGGACGCCCTGCGGGGCCTCGCCGCCCTGCTGGTGCTGGCTTTCCACGCGCGCGGCCTGTCCTTTCCTCGAGCGATCGGGCCCTACGAGGTGCTGGGCCACGGCTATCTGGCGGTCGACCTGTTCTTCGTGATCAGCGGCTTCGTGCTGGCGCGGGCGTATGACGCGGGCCTGGCCGCCGGCGAGGGCGCGGGCTTCATGCTCAAGCGGCTGAAGCGCCTCTACCCGATGGCGCTGCTGGGCCTGCTGCTCGGCGCGGGGATCTGGCTGGCCCAGGGCGCGGACCCGGGGACGACCCTGCTGCTGATGGTCCTGGGCCTGACCTTTATCCCGTTCAACGGCGGTCGCGACGTCTTCCCGCTGAACGGCCCGCAGTGGTCGCTGATGTGGGAGCTGGCGGCCAACCTGGTCTATGCGGTGGTCGCCCCGTGGCTGACGACCCGATGGCTGGCGGCGCTGGTCGTCGTCGGCGGCGTCGCGCACGTGGCGCTGACCCTGACCTACGGCACGGGCTCGTTGGGTCCCTATGGTTTCAACTGGTGGGCCGGCGCGCCGCGCGTGATCTACGGCTTCTTCGCCGGCGTGCTGCTGGCGAGGCTGATGGGCGAGGGACGGCTGAAGATCCCGGCTGCGCCGATCCTGGCGATCCTGGCGGCGGTGGTGCTGGCGCTGTCGCCGCCGGTCCCGGCGGCCGGGCGGGCGGTGTTCGATCTGGTCGCCGCCCTGGTCGTCTTCCCACTGCTGGTCGCCTCGGCGGCGCGGGCGGAGGTGGGCCGGGCGTTAAGGCCGCCGCTGAATGGCTTGGCGGGGATGTCCTACGCGCTCTACGCCCTGCACATCCCGATCGTGATGGGCCTGGCGCATTGGAAGTTGAACGGCCTGGCGATCCCGTTGGCGCTGGGCGCGTCCTGGGCCGCGCACCGCTGGTTCGAGCCCTGGGCCGCGCGGCTACTACGTCGAAAGCCTCAGGGCTTCTCGACCAGCGCGCCGTCTTCCAGCACGCGATAG
- a CDS encoding LysE family translocator: MTTPEALVAFTLAAGLLTLTPGLDTALVIRTAAAEGPRRATGAAIGIGLGCLIWGAAASFGVGALLTASELAYTVLKWTGAAYLAWTGIRMILKPRDAFEPGEMKAIDASPIAALRRGLLTNLLNPKVGIFYVSFLPQFIPAGADPARFGLLLTSIHVVEGLLWFAALIAATVPIAGLLRVPVVVRWLDRVTGCVFVAFGLRLALERR; this comes from the coding sequence ATGACCACGCCCGAGGCGCTTGTCGCCTTCACCCTGGCCGCCGGCCTGCTGACCCTGACCCCGGGCCTGGACACCGCCCTGGTGATCCGCACCGCCGCCGCCGAGGGGCCGCGCCGCGCGACGGGGGCGGCGATCGGGATCGGCCTGGGCTGCCTGATCTGGGGCGCGGCCGCCTCGTTCGGGGTCGGGGCGCTGCTGACGGCGTCCGAGCTGGCCTACACGGTGCTGAAGTGGACGGGCGCGGCCTACCTGGCCTGGACCGGGATCCGCATGATCCTCAAGCCCCGCGACGCCTTCGAGCCCGGCGAGATGAAGGCCATCGACGCCAGCCCGATCGCGGCCCTGCGGCGGGGCCTGCTGACCAACCTGCTCAATCCCAAGGTCGGGATCTTCTACGTGTCGTTCCTGCCCCAGTTCATCCCGGCCGGCGCCGATCCGGCCCGGTTCGGCCTGCTGCTGACCAGCATCCACGTGGTTGAAGGCCTGCTGTGGTTCGCCGCCCTGATCGCCGCGACGGTGCCGATCGCCGGCCTGCTGCGCGTGCCGGTCGTGGTGCGCTGGCTCGACCGGGTGACAGGCTGCGTGTTCGTGGCGTTCGGCCTGCGGCTGGCGCTGGAGCGGCGGTAG
- a CDS encoding alkaline phosphatase, giving the protein MKIDRRKVLGLLGLSGAAAGEAAAQSINDYKGPVAFEHGVASGDPTTSAVVFWTRVTPKGATTGDIRLDLEVAADPDFKTPVTSSKGLRARASRDWTVKHDLDGDGLKPGTEYWYRFKVPNQEGGAVTSPVGRAKTLPKGATKDVVLAVVSCSLYPNGYFNAYDAIAKLKRVDAVVHLGDYIYEYGGDPKDYGMNSPVAASRTPDPVHEIVTLDDYRRRHAQYKTDPAAQAAHARAPWIVVWDDHETANDSWIGGAENHDPKTEGDWATRKAAALKAYYEWMPIREAGTLPEAAWRGFQFGDVASLLMVETRLTARTHELDYDTDMAIVDGKPDVAGFVKKWKDPAHRMMGDGQEQWLADQVGASAKAGTAWQVLGNQVVMARVAPPNLKATMGEAQFAGLLAKLPEYAAKRVAQTVDMSAYDIPSNLDAWDGYPADRQRVYDIFTAAKARPIVLAGDSHMFWVNELWDDAGKTRVAAEFGATSVTSPGYGDILPGVPLGEAFVQRNKEVKYAHPSAKGFLLLTLEHGKATGELMQVSTIHKTDYTTSVLKRFVVTPASGGGVEALKEA; this is encoded by the coding sequence ATGAAGATCGATCGCCGTAAGGTTCTGGGCCTTCTGGGCCTGTCGGGCGCCGCCGCTGGCGAGGCCGCCGCCCAGTCCATCAACGACTACAAGGGCCCTGTGGCCTTTGAGCATGGGGTGGCCAGCGGCGATCCCACGACTAGCGCCGTAGTGTTCTGGACCCGCGTCACGCCCAAGGGCGCGACCACTGGCGACATCCGTCTGGACCTGGAAGTCGCGGCCGATCCGGACTTCAAGACCCCGGTCACCAGCAGCAAGGGCCTGCGCGCCCGCGCCAGCCGCGACTGGACGGTCAAGCACGACCTGGACGGCGACGGCCTCAAGCCCGGGACCGAGTACTGGTACCGCTTCAAGGTGCCAAACCAGGAAGGGGGCGCGGTGACCTCGCCGGTCGGCCGCGCCAAGACCCTGCCCAAGGGCGCGACCAAGGACGTCGTCCTGGCGGTGGTGTCGTGCAGCCTCTATCCGAACGGCTATTTCAACGCCTACGACGCCATCGCCAAGCTGAAGCGCGTCGACGCGGTCGTGCACCTGGGCGACTACATCTACGAGTACGGCGGCGACCCTAAGGACTACGGCATGAACTCGCCGGTGGCCGCCTCGCGCACGCCCGATCCGGTGCATGAGATCGTGACGCTGGACGACTATCGCCGCCGCCACGCCCAGTACAAGACCGACCCTGCCGCCCAGGCCGCCCACGCGCGCGCGCCCTGGATCGTCGTCTGGGACGACCACGAGACCGCCAATGACAGCTGGATCGGCGGGGCCGAGAACCACGATCCCAAGACCGAAGGCGACTGGGCGACCCGCAAGGCCGCGGCGCTGAAGGCCTATTACGAGTGGATGCCGATCCGCGAAGCCGGGACCCTGCCGGAGGCCGCCTGGCGCGGCTTCCAGTTCGGCGACGTCGCCAGCCTGCTGATGGTCGAGACGCGGCTGACCGCCCGCACGCACGAGCTGGACTACGACACCGACATGGCGATCGTCGACGGCAAGCCGGACGTCGCGGGCTTCGTCAAGAAGTGGAAAGACCCCGCGCACCGGATGATGGGCGACGGCCAGGAACAATGGTTGGCCGACCAGGTCGGGGCCTCGGCCAAGGCCGGCACGGCGTGGCAGGTGCTGGGCAACCAGGTGGTCATGGCCCGCGTCGCGCCGCCGAACCTGAAGGCCACCATGGGCGAAGCCCAGTTCGCCGGCCTGCTGGCCAAGCTGCCGGAGTACGCGGCCAAGCGCGTGGCCCAGACCGTGGACATGTCGGCCTACGACATTCCCTCGAACCTCGACGCTTGGGACGGCTATCCGGCCGACCGCCAGCGGGTCTACGACATCTTCACCGCCGCCAAGGCCCGGCCGATCGTGCTGGCCGGCGACAGCCACATGTTCTGGGTCAACGAGCTGTGGGACGACGCCGGCAAGACCCGTGTGGCGGCCGAGTTCGGCGCGACCTCGGTGACCTCGCCCGGCTATGGCGACATCCTGCCCGGCGTGCCGTTGGGCGAGGCCTTCGTTCAGCGCAACAAGGAAGTGAAGTACGCTCACCCCAGCGCCAAGGGCTTCCTGCTGCTGACCCTGGAGCACGGCAAGGCGACGGGCGAGCTGATGCAGGTCTCGACCATTCACAAGACCGACTATACGACCAGCGTGTTGAAGCGCTTCGTCGTGACGCCGGCCAGCGGCGGCGGGGTCGAGGCGCTGAAGGAAGCGTAG
- a CDS encoding TonB-dependent receptor, whose protein sequence is MHAFRTTTLLTASLLALAVAVPAMAADETPTNNDQTTQLGELVITAQKRAQDPVEVPIAVTAYSGKFLEAIGVKSFEELSAFTPGFLVQNQSNNNSGFVMRGITSDSGSSADEARVSIYQDGVSISRSRGSYVELFDMERVEVAKGPQSTLFGRGALIGAVNLVQNKANPAKNDWALKAEGGTGGYFTGDAMVNFAFGDGSALRIAARTRQIDGYVDDAAGGDAFNSTDSKAVRLAYHLEPGNLKLDLIGNYQVDDTSGTSFKSHTFNPTNPVTGAVLGDTGVASAATLSPGAGFEGGKPLGLDRKVYGLTALAEYKLSDSLTLSSITATRAFHSTEVFDPDGTSLPILTFAEDAKGRQQSQELRLRYDNGGRFSGFVGGNYFHETGSWRIPGQFDERLVLALLAGNTPLGISRPNPQPLAVLTNPAYLAQVLQLGFGIPSSIAPGIVSNLKPIHRETFANYSENTAYDVYADGTFKLTDKFEITAGIRYTSEDREAAYASSVDNGRSILGILLAAPTATNLFLAAQPNAVNNPALPMVGLITQPTANNGDRFSKKISDSGLTWRLVGRYAASEDLSFYASYARGRRPDVISTSAPATPLGPARFSVVDAEEVNSVEGGAKAKLAGGRVFLSGAVFHYDYDNFATSFRQGAQVVTLNAGKAKAYGFEGEARVQADDYWTLFATYGYNHARLKTGLREGNHFRLSPDSTFSVGAAFSHEALGGKLTFTPTYTWRSKMFFDDDNDRSDLQSAGLFPDTQVDEYQNAYGLLNVRVGFGAVDDRWKVEAFVENLGDEKYLKDAGNTGDSFGIPTFIAGKPRFMGVGVTFRH, encoded by the coding sequence ATGCACGCTTTCCGCACCACCACGCTGTTGACCGCCAGCCTCCTGGCCCTGGCCGTCGCCGTTCCCGCCATGGCCGCGGACGAGACGCCGACCAACAACGATCAGACCACGCAACTGGGCGAACTGGTCATCACCGCCCAGAAGCGCGCCCAGGACCCGGTCGAGGTGCCGATCGCCGTCACCGCCTATTCGGGCAAGTTCCTGGAAGCCATCGGCGTCAAGTCGTTCGAGGAGCTGTCGGCCTTCACGCCCGGCTTCCTGGTGCAGAACCAGTCTAACAACAATTCCGGCTTCGTGATGCGCGGCATCACCTCCGACTCCGGCTCGTCCGCCGACGAGGCGCGGGTCTCGATCTATCAGGACGGCGTGTCGATCTCGCGCTCGCGCGGCTCGTATGTCGAGCTGTTCGACATGGAGCGCGTCGAGGTCGCCAAGGGTCCGCAGTCGACCCTGTTCGGCCGCGGCGCCCTGATCGGGGCGGTGAACCTGGTGCAGAACAAGGCCAACCCGGCCAAGAACGACTGGGCTCTGAAGGCCGAGGGCGGCACCGGCGGCTACTTCACCGGCGACGCCATGGTCAATTTCGCGTTCGGCGACGGCAGTGCGCTGCGCATCGCGGCCCGCACCCGCCAGATCGACGGCTATGTCGACGACGCGGCCGGCGGCGACGCCTTCAACTCGACCGACAGCAAGGCCGTGCGCCTCGCCTACCACCTGGAGCCGGGCAATCTGAAGCTCGACCTGATCGGCAACTATCAGGTCGACGACACCAGCGGCACCTCGTTCAAGAGCCACACCTTCAACCCGACCAACCCGGTCACGGGCGCCGTGCTGGGCGATACCGGCGTGGCCTCCGCCGCGACCCTGTCGCCGGGCGCCGGCTTCGAAGGCGGCAAGCCGCTGGGCCTGGACCGCAAGGTCTACGGCCTGACCGCCCTGGCCGAGTACAAGCTCAGCGACAGCCTGACCCTGTCGTCGATCACCGCCACGCGCGCCTTCCACTCCACCGAAGTGTTCGATCCGGACGGTACGAGCCTGCCGATCCTGACCTTCGCCGAGGACGCCAAGGGCCGTCAGCAGAGCCAGGAGCTGCGCCTGCGCTATGACAATGGCGGCCGGTTCTCGGGCTTCGTCGGCGGCAACTACTTCCACGAGACCGGCTCTTGGCGCATCCCGGGCCAGTTCGACGAGCGGCTCGTGCTCGCCCTGCTGGCCGGCAACACGCCGCTGGGCATCAGCCGTCCGAACCCGCAGCCGCTGGCCGTGCTGACCAACCCGGCCTATCTGGCGCAGGTGCTGCAGCTGGGCTTCGGCATTCCGTCGTCGATCGCGCCGGGCATCGTCTCGAACCTGAAGCCGATCCACCGCGAGACCTTCGCCAACTACAGCGAGAACACCGCGTACGACGTCTATGCCGACGGCACGTTCAAGCTGACCGACAAGTTCGAGATCACGGCCGGCATCCGCTACACCAGCGAAGACCGCGAGGCCGCCTATGCCTCGAGCGTCGACAACGGCCGCTCGATCCTGGGCATCCTGCTGGCCGCCCCGACCGCGACCAACCTGTTCCTGGCCGCCCAGCCGAACGCGGTGAACAACCCGGCCCTGCCGATGGTCGGCCTGATCACCCAGCCGACGGCGAACAACGGGGACCGCTTCAGCAAGAAGATCAGCGACAGCGGCCTGACCTGGCGCCTGGTCGGTCGCTACGCCGCTTCGGAAGACCTGAGCTTCTACGCCTCCTACGCCCGCGGCCGTCGCCCGGACGTGATCTCGACCAGCGCGCCCGCCACGCCGCTGGGTCCGGCGCGCTTCAGCGTCGTTGACGCCGAAGAGGTCAACAGCGTCGAAGGCGGCGCCAAGGCCAAGCTGGCCGGCGGTCGCGTGTTCCTGTCGGGCGCGGTGTTCCACTACGACTACGACAACTTCGCCACCAGCTTCCGCCAGGGCGCGCAGGTCGTGACCCTGAACGCCGGCAAGGCCAAGGCCTACGGCTTCGAGGGCGAGGCCCGCGTCCAGGCCGACGACTACTGGACCCTGTTCGCGACCTACGGCTACAACCACGCCCGCCTGAAGACCGGCCTGCGCGAGGGCAACCACTTCCGCCTGTCGCCGGACAGCACCTTCTCGGTCGGCGCGGCGTTCAGCCACGAAGCCCTGGGCGGCAAGCTGACCTTCACCCCGACCTACACCTGGCGCTCGAAGATGTTCTTCGACGATGACAACGACCGCTCGGACCTGCAGTCGGCGGGCCTGTTCCCCGACACCCAGGTCGACGAGTACCAGAACGCCTACGGCCTGCTGAACGTGCGCGTCGGCTTCGGCGCCGTGGACGATCGCTGGAAGGTCGAGGCCTTCGTCGAGAACCTCGGCGACGAGAAGTACCTGAAGGACGCGGGCAATACCGGCGACAGCTTCGGCATCCCGACCTTCATCGCCGGCAAGCCGCGCTTCATGGGCGTGGGCGTCACGTTCCGTCACTAA
- a CDS encoding RluA family pseudouridine synthase yields the protein MKPPVGGRVDRVEDPLDDDALDADAPEAGAGERLTAELPDSLAGQRLDKVLAPLFPDLSRARLQALIGEGRLSLDGQPITDASRKAKAGTYVLSVPPPTPADPEPQALPLSILYEDEHLIVVDKAAGMAVHPAPGTPNGTLVNALLHHCGASLSGIGGVARPGIVHRLDKDTSGVMVAAKSDVAHQGLSKLFATHDIDRLYVALTRGAPSPAHGTIDTQLGRSLSDRKKMAVLKSGGRQAITHYRVEASFGPLERPLAARVECRLETGRTHQIRVHMASKGSPCLGDPVYGASQAAGPVREQVAAAGLKRQALHAAVLGFVHPVTGLTLRFETPLPPDMAALQAGLETL from the coding sequence ATGAAACCCCCCGTGGGAGGCCGTGTGGATAGAGTCGAAGACCCGCTGGATGACGACGCCCTGGACGCCGATGCTCCGGAAGCGGGCGCCGGCGAGCGCCTCACCGCCGAGCTGCCCGACAGCCTGGCCGGCCAGCGGCTGGACAAGGTGCTGGCCCCACTGTTCCCCGACCTCTCCCGCGCCCGGCTGCAAGCCCTGATCGGCGAGGGCCGCCTCAGCCTCGATGGCCAGCCTATTACCGACGCTTCGCGCAAGGCCAAGGCCGGGACCTATGTCCTGTCCGTCCCGCCGCCGACTCCGGCCGATCCCGAACCGCAGGCCCTGCCGCTCTCCATCCTCTACGAGGACGAGCACCTGATCGTGGTCGACAAGGCCGCCGGCATGGCCGTGCACCCGGCGCCCGGCACGCCGAACGGCACCCTCGTCAACGCCCTGCTGCACCACTGCGGCGCCAGCCTGTCGGGCATCGGCGGCGTGGCGCGGCCGGGCATCGTTCACCGCCTGGACAAGGATACCTCCGGCGTCATGGTGGCGGCCAAGAGCGACGTGGCGCACCAGGGCCTGTCAAAGCTGTTCGCCACCCATGACATCGACCGGCTCTACGTCGCCCTGACGCGGGGCGCGCCGTCGCCGGCCCACGGCACGATCGACACGCAGCTTGGCCGCTCGCTCAGCGACCGCAAGAAGATGGCGGTGCTGAAGTCCGGCGGCCGCCAGGCGATCACCCACTATCGCGTCGAGGCTTCATTTGGGCCGCTGGAGCGGCCGCTGGCCGCTCGCGTGGAATGCCGCCTGGAGACCGGCCGCACCCACCAGATCCGCGTCCACATGGCCAGCAAGGGCTCGCCGTGCCTGGGCGACCCCGTCTACGGCGCCAGCCAGGCGGCGGGGCCGGTGCGCGAGCAGGTGGCGGCCGCGGGCCTGAAGCGCCAGGCTTTGCACGCGGCGGTGCTGGGCTTCGTCCATCCCGTAACGGGCCTGACCCTGCGCTTCGAGACCCCCCTGCCCCCGGACATGGCGGCGCTGCAGGCGGGACTGGAAACGCTCTGA
- a CDS encoding MBL fold metallo-hydrolase, with translation MMQPEITAYRHPATGTVTYLIVDPATFLCAIVDPVLDFDPASEAVDTSFIDKIIADIRAKDLGPTWILETGLHAGHVSAAGHLKYETGASVCIGAKVVESLKRLAPKFGETMVDLDGWDFDKLAKDGEPLPMGGLQISTIAVTGRLPGAVAYKLGDVLFTGDLLLAPAEGAGRCDVPGADPGKAWDDARKFLKLPPQTRILPGVCAGETCESTVAEEKAANIQLNDKIDRLDFIALRTAADAILPDPVLASAALRVAIRSGKLPSEPDSGPRFPVVDITRL, from the coding sequence TTGATGCAGCCGGAAATCACCGCATACCGCCATCCCGCAACTGGGACGGTGACTTATCTGATCGTCGATCCGGCCACCTTTCTCTGCGCCATCGTCGACCCCGTGCTGGATTTCGATCCGGCCAGCGAAGCCGTGGACACCAGCTTCATCGACAAGATCATCGCCGACATCCGCGCCAAGGATCTGGGTCCGACCTGGATCCTCGAGACCGGCCTGCACGCCGGCCACGTGTCCGCCGCCGGCCACCTGAAATACGAGACCGGCGCCTCGGTCTGCATCGGCGCCAAGGTGGTCGAGAGCCTCAAGCGCCTGGCCCCCAAGTTCGGCGAGACCATGGTCGACCTGGACGGTTGGGACTTCGACAAGCTGGCCAAGGACGGCGAGCCCCTGCCGATGGGCGGGCTGCAGATTTCCACGATCGCCGTGACCGGCCGCCTACCCGGCGCCGTAGCCTACAAGCTAGGCGACGTCCTGTTCACCGGCGACCTCTTGCTGGCCCCCGCCGAGGGCGCTGGCCGCTGCGACGTCCCTGGCGCCGACCCCGGCAAGGCCTGGGACGACGCCCGCAAGTTCCTCAAGCTGCCGCCGCAGACCCGCATCCTGCCCGGCGTCTGCGCCGGCGAGACGTGCGAGTCGACCGTGGCCGAGGAAAAGGCCGCCAACATCCAGCTGAACGACAAGATCGACCGGCTGGACTTCATCGCCCTGCGCACCGCCGCCGACGCCATCCTGCCCGACCCGGTGCTGGCCTCGGCCGCCCTGCGCGTGGCCATACGCTCGGGCAAGCTGCCGTCCGAACCGGACAGCGGCCCGCGCTTCCCTGTGGTGGACATCACCCGGCTCTAG
- a CDS encoding PaaI family thioesterase has translation MTEDFSAALTTGQTGFLPDLLGLQWQMAVPGHVKGRFDVDKRHMAPNGFLHAASVIALADSACGYGCVISLPEGGASFTTIELKSNFLGTARDGGVAVEARLVHGGKTTQVWDAVVTVEATGKTIALFRCTQMILRPKG, from the coding sequence ATGACCGAGGATTTCAGCGCCGCCCTGACCACCGGCCAGACCGGCTTTCTGCCCGACCTCCTGGGCCTGCAGTGGCAGATGGCCGTACCGGGCCACGTCAAGGGCCGCTTCGACGTCGACAAGCGCCACATGGCCCCGAACGGCTTCCTCCACGCGGCCAGCGTGATCGCCCTGGCAGACTCGGCGTGCGGCTATGGCTGCGTGATCTCGCTGCCCGAGGGCGGGGCCAGCTTCACCACCATCGAGCTGAAGTCGAACTTCCTGGGCACCGCCCGCGACGGCGGCGTGGCGGTCGAGGCCAGACTGGTCCACGGCGGCAAGACGACCCAGGTCTGGGACGCCGTTGTAACCGTCGAGGCCACCGGAAAAACCATCGCCCTTTTCCGCTGCACTCAGATGATTCTGCGACCCAAAGGCTGA